From the Pedobacter cryoconitis genome, one window contains:
- a CDS encoding J domain-containing protein translates to MKWFNECKTLDEVKATYKKLAKQHHPDLGGDTVTMQEINKEYAFACAKVIKGANFSDEKTEQEIKFSEEYRVALEKIIHLEDVNIELVGFWIWVTGNTYPVKAILKDAGFFFASKKLAWYFRTGEYQVSSRGDKSLDEIRSKYGSEVLKADKRRKIA, encoded by the coding sequence ATGAAATGGTTTAACGAATGTAAGACACTGGACGAGGTCAAAGCAACTTATAAAAAGTTAGCTAAACAGCACCATCCGGATTTAGGAGGCGATACAGTAACCATGCAGGAGATCAACAAAGAATATGCTTTTGCGTGTGCGAAGGTAATTAAGGGCGCTAATTTTTCGGATGAAAAAACGGAACAGGAAATCAAATTTTCTGAGGAATACCGTGTGGCCCTTGAAAAGATCATTCATTTGGAGGATGTCAATATTGAATTGGTGGGCTTTTGGATTTGGGTTACTGGAAATACGTATCCTGTGAAAGCTATCCTAAAAGATGCGGGTTTTTTCTTTGCTTCCAAAAAATTAGCGTGGTATTTCCGTACTGGAGAATATCAGGTTTCTAGCCGTGGCGATAAATCTCTTGATGAAATCCGCTCAAAATATGGCTCTGAGGTCTTAAAAGCTGATAAACGTCGAAAAATAGCCTAA